In Levilactobacillus brevis, a single genomic region encodes these proteins:
- a CDS encoding PTS system mannose/fructose/sorbose family transporter subunit IID, translated as MSEEVAATNADVQAPEDAQTEDHRIPQPDKITNKDLMKSWFGWWWANEVPHTFDRMLAPAFCFGLIPTLKKLYKDKAELAKAFQRHLLFFNTQATWGGGTLTGVTISLEEARAKALANGEEPISEDMINNTKVGLMGPLAGIGDSIDSGTVQYIFIAIFLPFAQKGNFMGALLPFLCFAIATFTYGYYFTKMGYSLGRAAAKEIMTGGRMAGIIDGLGVLGLYMMGILAGQYIKIQSYLKFTISKKTFDVQDILNTILPGILPLFAVLMLYWYFQKQGLKITRGLVYLTIALVVLSIFYII; from the coding sequence ATGAGTGAAGAAGTAGCTGCAACAAACGCCGACGTCCAAGCACCGGAGGACGCCCAGACCGAAGATCATCGGATTCCCCAACCCGATAAGATTACCAATAAAGACTTAATGAAATCTTGGTTCGGTTGGTGGTGGGCCAACGAAGTCCCTCATACCTTTGACCGGATGCTGGCCCCAGCCTTTTGTTTCGGGCTGATTCCAACCCTGAAAAAGTTATACAAAGACAAAGCCGAGCTGGCGAAAGCCTTTCAACGGCACCTGTTATTCTTCAACACCCAAGCCACTTGGGGTGGGGGCACCTTAACGGGGGTAACCATCTCTTTGGAAGAAGCACGGGCCAAGGCCTTAGCTAACGGTGAGGAACCAATCTCAGAAGACATGATCAACAACACCAAGGTTGGGCTGATGGGCCCGCTGGCTGGTATTGGGGATTCCATTGACTCCGGGACCGTACAATACATCTTCATCGCCATCTTCCTGCCGTTCGCGCAGAAGGGGAACTTCATGGGGGCTTTGCTACCATTCCTCTGCTTCGCCATTGCCACCTTTACTTATGGTTATTACTTCACGAAGATGGGGTATTCCTTGGGACGGGCAGCCGCCAAGGAAATCATGACCGGTGGCCGGATGGCCGGAATTATCGACGGCTTAGGGGTCCTCGGGCTTTATATGATGGGGATCTTGGCCGGACAGTACATTAAGATTCAGAGTTACCTGAAGTTTACGATTAGTAAAAAGACCTTCGATGTTCAAGATATCTTGAACACGATCTTGCCGGGAATTCTGCCACTGTTCGCCGTTTTGATGCTGTACTGGTACTTCCAGAAACAAGGCCTCAAGATTACGCGTGGTCTGGTTTACTTAACCATTGCGCTGGTCGTATTGAGTATCTTCTACATCATCTAA
- the ptsP gene encoding phosphoenolpyruvate--protein phosphotransferase: MSTKITGIAASDGIGIAKAYTLVDPDLSFEKKTVTDPQAEIDRLAAARQVTVSELEEIKAKALENLGPKEAEVFDAHLAMVNDPEFIQKAEDEIKQQACNAEAAQQDVANNFAATLEGMADNAYMQERAADVRDVTKRVLSHLLNRPLPDLALVDSPIVVVSHDLTPSDTAQLDRRYVKGILVDLGGRTSHSAIMSRTLEIPAVVGTEKATATIQEGQTVILDGLHGVALVDPSEAELADYRKQAADFAEQKALWEKLKDQPTVSKDGQSFMLAANIGTPADLPAVLKSGAEGIGLFRSEFLYMDSDQLPSEETQFEAYKAAVSQMNGKPVVIRTMDIGGDKDLPYMQLPKEMNPFLGYRAIRISLKRQDIFRTQLRALIRASAFGDLGIMFPMIATLEELRQAKTIFNEEKTKLVEAGVQVGEKIKLGMMIEIPNAAIFADHFAKEVDFFSIGTNDLIQYTFAADRGNERVSYLYQPYHPSLLGLINHVIKVAHRHNTSVAMCGEMAGDQTAVPLLMGMGLDEFSMSATSVLKTRNLMKHLDASTLTDLAEAAINDCETSDQVKALVEKLKTEQV; the protein is encoded by the coding sequence ATGTCGACGAAAATTACAGGAATTGCGGCGAGCGATGGGATTGGCATCGCGAAAGCCTACACGTTAGTTGACCCAGATTTAAGTTTCGAAAAAAAGACGGTGACGGACCCGCAAGCCGAGATTGATCGGTTGGCGGCGGCCCGCCAAGTTACCGTTTCAGAATTAGAAGAAATCAAGGCCAAGGCCCTCGAAAACCTTGGACCCAAGGAAGCCGAGGTCTTCGATGCCCATCTGGCCATGGTAAACGATCCCGAATTCATTCAGAAGGCTGAAGACGAGATTAAGCAGCAGGCCTGCAACGCCGAAGCTGCCCAGCAAGATGTTGCCAATAACTTTGCGGCGACGCTTGAGGGAATGGCCGATAATGCCTACATGCAGGAGCGGGCGGCGGACGTCCGGGACGTGACGAAGCGGGTGCTCAGCCACTTGTTGAACCGTCCGTTACCTGATCTGGCACTGGTCGATTCGCCCATCGTCGTGGTCTCTCACGACCTGACGCCGTCGGACACGGCTCAGCTGGATCGCCGGTATGTGAAGGGAATCTTGGTTGACTTGGGTGGCCGAACCAGCCACTCGGCAATCATGTCTCGGACGTTGGAGATTCCCGCGGTAGTTGGGACGGAGAAAGCCACGGCCACGATTCAGGAAGGCCAAACGGTCATCTTGGATGGGCTACACGGCGTGGCTCTGGTTGATCCCAGTGAGGCCGAACTCGCGGATTACCGCAAGCAAGCGGCCGACTTTGCCGAACAAAAGGCGTTGTGGGAAAAATTAAAGGACCAACCAACTGTTTCCAAGGATGGTCAGTCCTTCATGCTGGCCGCCAACATTGGGACGCCGGCCGATTTGCCGGCTGTCCTGAAGTCGGGAGCCGAAGGAATTGGGTTGTTCCGCTCCGAGTTCCTCTACATGGATAGCGATCAGTTGCCATCCGAAGAGACCCAGTTTGAGGCTTACAAGGCGGCTGTTTCTCAAATGAACGGCAAGCCCGTGGTCATTCGGACGATGGATATCGGGGGCGATAAGGATCTGCCGTACATGCAGTTGCCAAAGGAAATGAACCCGTTCTTGGGTTACCGGGCAATCCGGATTTCGCTGAAGCGCCAGGACATTTTTCGGACGCAACTCCGGGCGTTGATTCGGGCCTCGGCGTTTGGCGACTTGGGGATTATGTTCCCGATGATTGCCACGCTGGAGGAATTACGACAGGCCAAGACAATCTTCAATGAAGAGAAGACCAAGCTGGTGGAAGCCGGTGTTCAGGTGGGCGAGAAGATTAAGCTGGGGATGATGATTGAAATTCCTAACGCGGCCATCTTCGCCGATCACTTTGCCAAGGAAGTTGATTTCTTTAGCATCGGCACCAACGACCTGATTCAATACACGTTCGCGGCCGACCGGGGAAATGAGCGTGTCTCCTACCTCTATCAACCTTATCATCCAAGTCTCTTAGGCCTGATTAACCACGTGATTAAGGTGGCGCACCGTCACAACACGAGTGTTGCCATGTGTGGTGAAATGGCGGGGGACCAGACGGCGGTACCGTTATTGATGGGGATGGGTCTCGACGAATTCTCGATGAGTGCCACCTCTGTTCTGAAGACTCGGAATCTGATGAAGCACCTCGATGCCTCTACACTGACCGATTTGGCCGAAGCCGCCATTAACGACTGTGAGACCAGCGATCAAGTGAAGGCGTTGGTGGAGAAGTTGAAGACGGAACAAGTTTAA
- a CDS encoding LysR family transcriptional regulator, translating into MNSELLQTFLKIVEYRQISQAADSLYITQAAVSNRLHRMESLLGVKLINRVKGNNTISLTRYGERLVPIARQWIQLNDQVDSLKEMGDYHVLNVATSLDINTAILSEIAPTTLIDDSLLRFNIQTTDDLNIYDLIDNDLADIGFSFVESTRHKIETRKIGQERLVLVTKPTSAYPDFVGTTMLSRYDEIMIPYNDSYRKWHMLCWEDKIPPFVRLDASLPVPQYLVNDRNWALIPESMARFFLKHGQPLRVLHLLEKPPVLPLVAVNRPQRINAPEAKKLAVKLQSELFKLQQQDDDFL; encoded by the coding sequence ATGAACTCAGAGCTTTTGCAGACCTTTTTAAAAATTGTAGAGTACCGGCAGATCTCTCAGGCTGCAGATTCTCTCTATATTACGCAAGCCGCCGTAAGTAACCGGTTACATCGGATGGAAAGCTTGCTGGGTGTTAAGCTCATCAACCGGGTCAAGGGGAATAATACGATCTCTTTGACGCGCTATGGTGAACGCCTTGTACCAATTGCCCGACAATGGATTCAGCTTAATGACCAAGTCGATAGCCTCAAGGAGATGGGCGACTACCACGTCTTGAACGTGGCTACTTCCCTGGATATTAATACGGCTATTCTTTCCGAGATTGCACCCACCACGTTGATCGATGACTCGCTGTTACGATTTAACATTCAAACCACTGACGACTTGAATATTTACGACCTGATTGATAACGATCTGGCCGACATCGGCTTTTCCTTCGTCGAGTCCACCCGTCATAAGATTGAGACCCGTAAGATTGGTCAGGAGCGCCTCGTCCTGGTGACCAAACCGACCAGCGCCTACCCGGACTTTGTCGGCACGACCATGCTATCACGCTACGATGAGATCATGATTCCCTACAACGATAGCTATCGGAAGTGGCACATGCTGTGCTGGGAGGACAAGATTCCCCCTTTCGTGCGGTTGGACGCCAGCCTTCCCGTGCCGCAATACTTAGTCAACGACCGCAACTGGGCGTTGATTCCCGAATCCATGGCCCGCTTCTTTCTCAAACACGGTCAGCCGTTGCGCGTGCTTCATTTGTTGGAAAAACCACCCGTGTTACCCTTGGTTGCGGTCAACCGACCGCAACGCATCAACGCCCCGGAAGCTAAGAAGCTGGCGGTCAAGTTACAGTCGGAGCTCTTTAAACTTCAGCAACAAGACGACGACTTCCTCTAA
- a CDS encoding DUF948 domain-containing protein: MTGGQVAGLIAAIAFLILVLFIGMFLVKMNKTLGEVNKSVKTMTSDLDVISHQAENIMANANELLEDVNQKVATIDPVFQAAADLGESVSDLNTATRNLTDRVTDTAKQTAKTSLAAKVGKTAFDLYRNHKNKD; this comes from the coding sequence ATGACCGGTGGACAAGTAGCGGGCCTGATCGCAGCGATTGCGTTTTTGATTCTGGTCCTCTTCATTGGTATGTTCTTAGTCAAGATGAATAAAACGTTGGGTGAAGTGAATAAGTCGGTGAAGACGATGACGTCTGATTTAGATGTGATTAGTCATCAGGCTGAAAATATCATGGCCAACGCAAATGAGTTATTGGAGGACGTCAACCAGAAAGTCGCTACCATCGATCCAGTCTTCCAGGCTGCTGCGGATTTGGGTGAAAGCGTCTCCGATTTGAATACGGCCACCCGTAATCTGACGGATCGGGTCACCGATACGGCGAAACAGACGGCCAAGACGTCGCTAGCCGCTAAGGTTGGCAAGACGGCCTTTGATCTCTACAGAAATCACAAGAATAAGGACTAA
- a CDS encoding Xaa-Pro peptidase family protein, with translation MTKLEQIQQWTAEHHASMTYLSNPKTIQYLTGFGSDPIERVLALVVFPDQDPFIFAPALEVEVIKSTGWKFPVIGYLDHENPWAMIADQVKQRHVNPEHIALEKGQLQVARMEALAAQFTSPRFDLDITSFIEHMRLIKSEEEIKKLEIAGKWDDFAFEHGFAAVKAGKTEQSAVAELQYALMKEGIMEMSFGSLVQAGAHAAEPHGATNDTKFANNELVLFDLGTVYDGYISDASRTVALGTPTAKQKEIYDVCLEAQLTAQAAVKPGLTAAELDKIARDIITKAGYGEYFIHRLGHGMGMSDHEFPSIMEGNDLVLEPGMCFSIEPGIYIPGVAGVRIEDCVHVTADGSLPFTHTPKELTYVG, from the coding sequence ATGACGAAACTCGAACAAATTCAGCAATGGACGGCGGAACATCACGCCAGCATGACCTACTTAAGCAATCCCAAGACCATTCAATACCTCACTGGTTTTGGAAGTGACCCGATCGAACGGGTCCTTGCCCTCGTTGTCTTCCCGGACCAAGACCCATTCATCTTTGCACCGGCCTTGGAAGTCGAAGTCATCAAGTCAACTGGCTGGAAGTTCCCCGTTATCGGTTACCTGGACCATGAGAACCCATGGGCCATGATTGCCGACCAAGTGAAGCAACGCCACGTGAACCCGGAACACATCGCTTTGGAAAAGGGCCAGCTTCAAGTCGCCCGGATGGAAGCTCTGGCCGCACAATTCACCAGTCCCCGCTTCGACTTGGATATTACCAGTTTTATCGAACACATGCGGTTAATCAAGTCTGAAGAAGAAATCAAGAAACTCGAAATCGCCGGCAAATGGGACGACTTCGCCTTTGAACACGGTTTTGCCGCGGTCAAGGCCGGCAAGACGGAACAATCTGCCGTGGCCGAATTACAGTACGCTCTGATGAAGGAAGGCATTATGGAAATGTCCTTCGGCAGTCTGGTTCAAGCCGGCGCTCACGCCGCAGAACCCCACGGCGCCACGAACGATACCAAGTTTGCCAACAATGAACTGGTCTTATTTGACCTCGGAACGGTTTATGATGGCTACATTTCCGACGCTTCCCGGACGGTTGCCTTAGGTACGCCAACGGCTAAGCAGAAGGAAATCTACGACGTTTGTCTGGAAGCGCAACTGACCGCGCAAGCCGCTGTGAAACCCGGCTTAACCGCCGCTGAGCTCGACAAGATTGCGCGCGACATCATCACCAAGGCCGGCTATGGCGAATACTTCATTCACCGTCTCGGCCACGGGATGGGCATGAGTGATCATGAATTCCCGTCTATTATGGAAGGTAATGACCTGGTCTTAGAACCTGGCATGTGCTTCTCCATCGAACCCGGTATTTACATTCCGGGAGTTGCTGGCGTCCGGATCGAAGACTGTGTCCACGTCACGGCCGATGGCAGCCTGCCATTCACTCACACACCTAAGGAATTAACTTACGTGGGTTAA
- a CDS encoding metallophosphoesterase, which yields MSRWLVISDNHGDREILQRLRQQLKPDVIFHCGDSEMAADDPWFNGVYAVQGNMDFASTLPQVLTPCVDGCQVLLTHGHHDRVNWDLTQLKLRADAAQAEAVFYGHTHQLTAEVVGGHLFVNPGSISQPRGEFQRLGGTCAVITVTADQWGVQYVTRDGQPVPELEFTFARSETQKG from the coding sequence ATGAGTCGATGGTTAGTCATCAGCGATAATCACGGTGACCGTGAAATTCTACAGCGATTGCGGCAACAGCTTAAGCCGGATGTCATTTTTCACTGCGGTGATTCCGAGATGGCCGCGGACGATCCGTGGTTCAACGGCGTATACGCGGTGCAAGGCAATATGGATTTTGCATCGACGTTGCCTCAGGTGCTGACGCCGTGCGTTGACGGCTGTCAGGTTCTGCTGACTCACGGCCATCACGACCGCGTGAACTGGGATTTGACCCAGCTGAAATTGCGGGCAGATGCCGCGCAGGCCGAGGCTGTCTTTTACGGGCACACGCATCAACTCACCGCAGAAGTGGTGGGCGGGCACCTGTTCGTCAATCCCGGTAGTATTAGTCAGCCGCGGGGCGAGTTCCAGCGGTTAGGCGGTACCTGCGCCGTGATTACGGTGACAGCCGATCAGTGGGGTGTCCAGTACGTGACGCGGGACGGGCAGCCCGTGCCGGAGTTAGAGTTCACATTTGCCCGCTCAGAGACGCAGAAAGGATGA
- a CDS encoding PTS sugar transporter subunit IIB: MGQINLARVDDRLIHGQVMTKWTKGFGTNSVYVVDNATAADDFMKDIYVSTNSTGGLSIKVYSATEVAEEWKKNQFGDDKVVIVFKYIKEVKEALDAGLELKELNVGGVSKKANTKFVIPTVAIGDAEKELLKEFHDQGLEIYFQTVPDSKRVEYDSAIK, encoded by the coding sequence ATGGGACAAATTAATTTAGCACGGGTCGACGATCGTTTAATTCACGGCCAAGTCATGACCAAGTGGACCAAAGGTTTCGGTACCAACTCAGTTTACGTGGTGGATAACGCCACGGCTGCCGATGACTTTATGAAGGACATCTACGTCAGCACCAACTCTACCGGTGGTCTGAGCATCAAGGTGTACAGCGCCACGGAAGTTGCGGAAGAATGGAAGAAGAACCAATTCGGCGACGACAAAGTTGTGATCGTTTTCAAGTATATCAAGGAAGTTAAAGAAGCCTTGGATGCCGGCTTGGAACTGAAAGAACTCAACGTTGGTGGGGTCTCCAAGAAGGCCAACACCAAGTTCGTTATCCCAACGGTTGCTATTGGGGATGCCGAAAAGGAATTGTTGAAGGAATTCCACGACCAAGGGTTGGAAATTTACTTCCAGACGGTGCCAGACTCCAAGCGAGTAGAATACGACTCAGCAATCAAGTAA
- a CDS encoding mechanosensitive ion channel family protein: MTDLVATTATSSKWFQNYVSSFDWEKFGHLITSRFLSLLFLTVLFFAINVVGKFILRRSFKRYLVPKSGPSNRLQTISMLTMNLFHYTILFFWIYAILSTLGVPVGTLIAGAGIFSLALGLGAQGFVSDLVTGISILLEQQLDVGDVVQIGTIEGTVTSIGLRTTQVTSADGTLNFIPNRNITIVSNRSRNNMHALINIPIAPTTPVEKLPEIIQSVNEKLLPQHPSVIGEPMITGVVTLPPNELVFQVGLTCKSGNQFTLQATFLTAYLKAIRQAGIQLPTHATMPTAK, from the coding sequence TTGACGGATTTAGTTGCCACCACGGCCACTTCTTCCAAGTGGTTTCAGAACTATGTCAGTTCTTTCGACTGGGAGAAGTTTGGTCATTTAATTACAAGTCGTTTTCTCTCCCTCCTCTTCTTGACGGTCTTATTCTTTGCCATCAATGTGGTGGGAAAATTTATTTTACGGCGCAGTTTCAAACGGTATCTGGTCCCCAAATCTGGGCCCAGTAACCGGCTACAGACAATTAGCATGCTCACCATGAACCTCTTTCACTACACCATCCTATTCTTCTGGATTTATGCCATTCTCTCAACATTGGGCGTGCCAGTGGGAACCCTGATTGCCGGTGCCGGAATCTTTAGTTTAGCCTTAGGACTCGGTGCACAGGGCTTCGTCAGTGACCTGGTCACCGGGATCTCAATCCTGCTGGAACAACAACTCGATGTCGGCGATGTTGTTCAGATTGGCACCATTGAGGGTACCGTGACGTCGATCGGCCTGCGCACCACGCAGGTCACCAGTGCGGACGGGACATTAAATTTCATCCCCAACCGGAACATCACGATTGTCTCTAATCGGTCGCGTAACAACATGCACGCACTGATTAACATCCCCATCGCCCCGACCACGCCGGTAGAAAAATTGCCCGAAATTATCCAAAGCGTCAACGAAAAGTTGTTGCCGCAACACCCCAGCGTGATTGGCGAACCGATGATTACTGGGGTCGTGACGCTACCGCCCAACGAGTTGGTCTTCCAAGTCGGGCTGACCTGCAAGAGTGGCAACCAATTCACCCTGCAAGCGACCTTCCTGACGGCCTACCTCAAGGCGATCCGGCAGGCGGGCATCCAACTGCCGACCCACGCCACGATGCCGACGGCGAAATAG
- a CDS encoding PTS system fructose subfamily transporter subunit IIA, whose product MKRAFLVITHGDMGVETVKSMELLMGPQENVKALGLHPGESVDDLRTKVYDILQANEADYDETVLLVDLLGGSPSNVSLSTLAKYHDMKIVTGLSLPLLVNILNFSDAEEDTDKLIKDSIGVATEGMKLIDKNFLHQS is encoded by the coding sequence ATGAAACGTGCATTCTTAGTGATTACCCACGGTGACATGGGGGTTGAAACGGTTAAAAGTATGGAATTGTTGATGGGACCCCAGGAAAATGTGAAGGCGTTAGGCCTCCATCCCGGTGAATCGGTTGATGATTTGCGGACAAAAGTTTATGATATTTTACAAGCCAACGAAGCCGATTACGATGAAACTGTCTTACTAGTCGACTTACTAGGTGGGAGTCCATCTAACGTGTCCCTGTCAACCTTGGCCAAGTATCACGACATGAAGATCGTGACGGGGCTGAGCTTGCCTTTACTCGTCAACATTCTGAATTTCTCTGATGCAGAAGAAGATACAGACAAATTGATTAAAGATTCCATCGGGGTTGCAACCGAGGGCATGAAGTTAATCGACAAGAATTTCTTACACCAATCATAG
- a CDS encoding histidine phosphatase family protein, giving the protein MTEITIYVVRHGETLLNSFDRMQGWVDSELTAKGRQQALTTGQHLRDIPFDYVCSSDLDRAIQTRDLILSQLATQPQIITPNKTFREVFFGYYEGLNAPATWREVAQASGYGGQEDLISHFGFPKTRQMMHDADPAKMAETYDQVIARWHHGFEVLHDVCPDQATVLLITHGTFIRTLADSQGIDIVGNFPGNGSISIVKETNDTINLVRYNQTIG; this is encoded by the coding sequence ATGACCGAAATCACGATTTACGTTGTTCGCCATGGCGAAACCTTACTGAACTCTTTCGATCGGATGCAGGGCTGGGTGGATTCCGAGTTAACTGCCAAGGGCCGGCAACAAGCCCTGACCACGGGCCAACACCTACGTGACATTCCTTTCGACTACGTCTGTTCGTCCGATCTCGACCGCGCCATCCAGACGCGCGACCTCATCTTGTCGCAGTTGGCCACGCAACCACAGATTATTACGCCGAACAAAACCTTCCGCGAAGTCTTCTTCGGTTATTATGAAGGTTTAAATGCCCCGGCTACCTGGCGTGAAGTCGCCCAGGCCAGCGGTTACGGCGGCCAAGAAGACCTCATCAGCCACTTCGGCTTTCCCAAGACTCGGCAAATGATGCACGACGCCGATCCCGCCAAGATGGCCGAGACGTATGACCAAGTAATTGCCCGCTGGCATCACGGCTTCGAGGTCCTCCACGACGTCTGCCCCGACCAGGCGACCGTCCTTCTGATCACGCACGGCACTTTCATTCGGACGCTGGCGGATTCCCAGGGTATCGACATCGTCGGCAACTTCCCGGGCAATGGGAGCATTTCCATCGTCAAGGAAACCAATGACACCATTAACTTGGTTCGCTATAATCAGACTATCGGGTAA
- a CDS encoding PTS sugar transporter subunit IIC produces the protein MHVTLSIWQALLIALWVALVESRILGFSTLTMRFSPLMTGMMVGFIMGDIKQAMIVTAAIQLVYMGFVAPGGALPAEPCIATAIAVPVALLGHMSPQGAIAIAVPVGLLGSYLYQFRFFLNTFALKPMDKYAREGNARGLGFAIMGIPTLISFALFIPLMFIALYFGAPVISGLVANIEHGTLIHVLNSVGGGLAALGIAVIMQVIGKKQLLPFFFLAYFMSVAFAKLDISMTIYAIFGAIFAILYVTFTSKKSTN, from the coding sequence ATGCATGTGACGTTATCTATCTGGCAGGCGTTGCTCATTGCACTTTGGGTCGCTTTGGTAGAATCACGAATCTTAGGTTTCTCAACCCTGACGATGCGGTTTAGTCCGTTGATGACGGGGATGATGGTTGGTTTTATCATGGGTGATATTAAACAAGCAATGATTGTAACCGCTGCCATCCAATTAGTTTACATGGGATTCGTTGCACCAGGCGGGGCCTTACCCGCCGAACCATGTATCGCGACGGCGATTGCGGTGCCCGTTGCGTTGCTTGGCCATATGAGTCCTCAAGGGGCCATTGCCATTGCGGTGCCCGTGGGATTACTCGGAAGCTACCTCTATCAATTCAGATTCTTCCTCAACACCTTCGCGTTGAAGCCAATGGATAAATACGCGCGAGAAGGGAACGCACGGGGATTAGGATTCGCCATTATGGGGATTCCAACCTTGATTTCCTTTGCGTTGTTTATTCCACTGATGTTTATCGCTCTGTACTTTGGAGCACCAGTTATTTCTGGATTAGTCGCCAACATCGAACACGGGACGTTAATTCACGTGCTGAACAGTGTCGGTGGTGGTTTGGCCGCCTTAGGGATCGCCGTGATCATGCAAGTTATTGGGAAGAAACAACTCTTACCATTCTTCTTCCTGGCTTACTTCATGAGTGTGGCTTTTGCCAAGCTGGACATCAGCATGACGATCTACGCCATCTTTGGGGCCATCTTCGCCATCCTTTACGTGACGTTTACGTCTAAAAAATCAACCAATTAA
- a CDS encoding SPFH domain-containing protein translates to MFGIRIVRQNNEGLVETLGKYKRSVAPGIHFYLPGIQKIRTVELAMTPLALPNYSVITKDNADVSASLTLNYHVTNSVKFQYENTDSVESMAQLVRGHLRDIIGRMDLNQALGSTAKINQELASAIGDLTDTYGINVDRTNIDELTPSAAIQSAMDKQLTADRERVAAIAKAEGEAKSIELTTKAKNDALMATATAQATATKTRADAEKYRIDTVNSSLEKATPEFFENQSISAFSDLAKSPANVVVVPKDGIADLGQIPAIGAALRSGLKTPETPLPKAKN, encoded by the coding sequence ATGTTTGGCATAAGAATTGTGCGTCAAAATAACGAGGGTCTAGTGGAAACGCTGGGGAAATATAAGCGTAGTGTGGCGCCGGGCATTCACTTTTACCTGCCCGGTATCCAGAAAATTCGCACGGTGGAGTTGGCGATGACGCCACTCGCCCTACCGAACTACTCGGTCATTACCAAGGATAATGCCGACGTCTCGGCCAGCCTAACGTTGAATTATCACGTCACCAACTCCGTGAAGTTCCAGTACGAGAACACCGACTCCGTCGAATCCATGGCCCAGCTGGTACGGGGTCACCTGCGTGATATCATTGGCCGCATGGACCTCAACCAAGCGCTCGGGTCTACCGCCAAGATTAATCAGGAGTTGGCCTCCGCCATCGGCGACCTGACCGACACTTACGGCATCAACGTGGACCGGACCAACATCGACGAGCTCACCCCATCAGCGGCGATCCAATCCGCCATGGACAAGCAACTGACCGCCGACCGGGAACGGGTCGCCGCCATTGCCAAGGCCGAGGGGGAAGCCAAGTCGATTGAGCTCACCACTAAGGCCAAGAACGACGCGTTGATGGCTACGGCCACCGCCCAGGCCACGGCGACCAAGACCCGCGCCGATGCCGAAAAATACCGGATCGACACGGTTAACTCCAGTCTGGAGAAGGCCACGCCCGAATTCTTCGAAAACCAGTCGATTTCGGCTTTCAGTGACCTCGCCAAATCCCCGGCCAACGTGGTCGTGGTCCCCAAGGACGGCATCGCCGATTTAGGTCAGATTCCCGCAATTGGCGCGGCTTTGCGGTCTGGATTGAAGACACCGGAGACACCGCTACCGAAGGCGAAGAATTAA
- a CDS encoding CBS domain-containing protein: MIDPAVEQMLLKDPKSYVISADVVANVTATNTLEHAFMVLSKVGYSRIPVLTPDDRLQGMISLAAISEYLLHVPGAAVEQLSRYTVADAMLPVNRWVNDPTKLETILNYLVDEPFIPLVDDQKVFQGIITRRELLKRINFLAHNLHKYYDVTAKEPVADHEQ, encoded by the coding sequence ATGATTGATCCAGCCGTTGAGCAGATGTTACTTAAAGATCCCAAGAGTTACGTGATTTCGGCGGACGTGGTGGCCAACGTGACGGCAACCAATACTTTGGAACACGCCTTTATGGTCCTCTCGAAGGTCGGCTACAGCCGAATTCCGGTTTTAACGCCGGATGACCGGCTGCAGGGGATGATTTCGCTGGCTGCCATTTCGGAATACTTGTTGCACGTGCCCGGAGCCGCGGTGGAACAGCTGAGCCGCTATACCGTGGCGGATGCCATGCTGCCGGTGAACCGGTGGGTGAATGATCCGACCAAGTTAGAGACGATTTTAAATTACTTAGTGGACGAGCCGTTTATTCCGCTGGTGGATGACCAAAAAGTTTTCCAGGGAATCATCACGCGGCGAGAATTGTTGAAGCGGATTAATTTTCTGGCCCACAATCTCCACAAATACTATGATGTCACGGCCAAGGAGCCGGTGGCTGACCACGAACAGTGA
- a CDS encoding toxin-antitoxin system HicB family antitoxin, with protein MAKEKQKRFLLRMDESLFEKLSQAATADGRSINAYIVNILSKTATPGNWETRQLVGRTVPGNALNVKTGLALVAGIYYRYLLEPREAPVADAEYTIIESNGNILTFKKI; from the coding sequence ATGGCGAAGGAAAAACAAAAACGTTTCTTGCTACGCATGGACGAAAGCCTCTTTGAGAAGCTTTCGCAGGCGGCCACGGCCGATGGGCGAAGCATCAACGCGTACATTGTCAATATTTTATCGAAAACCGCGACACCGGGGAATTGGGAAACGCGCCAGTTGGTGGGGCGTACCGTTCCCGGTAACGCCTTGAATGTCAAGACGGGGCTCGCGTTAGTCGCCGGCATTTACTATCGGTATCTTTTGGAGCCGCGGGAAGCCCCGGTTGCCGACGCAGAGTATACTATCATCGAAAGTAACGGGAACATTTTGACGTTTAAGAAAATCTGA